A region of Maridesulfovibrio sp. DNA encodes the following proteins:
- a CDS encoding methylenetetrahydrofolate reductase gives MQVAQNINKAEQFFSFEFFPPKDKSTWPKFLERAERLAGLNPLFASVTYGAGGTSHDNSLDICSLLKKDMGIDILAHLTCVGASEKSIDGFVSDLVDAGVTDILALGGDGVAGSTGDDQSRFFHASDLVEYVDGKFSDVGIGVAGYPGGHPDSPSLVWDLEFHHAKLAKGADFTMTQLFFDNRVYFDYVDRLGALGIERPVIPGVLPIQSLSSLRRIMSLCGASIPGDLYCGVEKAFEKGGDEAVMDFGFEFARKQIAGLLDKGAPGVHIYSLNRAAMCERLITDLKRDGYFN, from the coding sequence ATGCAGGTGGCACAGAATATCAATAAAGCAGAACAGTTTTTTTCTTTTGAATTTTTTCCTCCCAAGGATAAATCCACATGGCCCAAGTTCTTGGAACGGGCAGAGAGGCTGGCCGGGTTGAATCCCCTTTTTGCCTCAGTCACTTACGGAGCGGGGGGCACCAGTCACGACAATTCACTTGATATCTGTTCGCTGCTGAAAAAGGATATGGGTATTGATATTCTGGCCCATCTGACCTGTGTGGGAGCCAGCGAAAAATCCATTGACGGTTTTGTGTCCGATCTGGTGGATGCCGGGGTTACGGATATTCTCGCCCTTGGCGGAGACGGGGTGGCCGGTTCAACCGGTGATGACCAAAGCCGTTTTTTTCATGCATCTGATCTGGTAGAGTATGTGGACGGCAAATTTTCCGATGTCGGCATCGGCGTGGCCGGATACCCCGGCGGGCACCCTGATTCCCCTTCGCTGGTTTGGGATTTGGAATTTCATCATGCCAAACTTGCCAAAGGGGCTGATTTCACCATGACTCAACTGTTTTTTGATAACAGAGTCTACTTCGATTACGTGGATCGGCTTGGAGCGCTGGGTATTGAGCGTCCGGTTATTCCCGGCGTGTTGCCTATTCAGTCCTTGAGTTCCCTGCGCCGGATTATGTCCCTGTGCGGGGCGTCCATCCCCGGTGATCTCTATTGCGGGGTGGAGAAGGCTTTTGAAAAAGGCGGGGATGAAGCTGTCATGGATTTCGGGTTTGAGTTTGCGCGTAAACAGATTGCCGGCTTGCTGGATAAGGGCGCACCCGGAGTACATATATACAGTCTGAACCGGGCAGCCATGTGTGAAAGGCTGATTACTGATTTGAAAAGGGATGGATATTTTAATTAA
- the metE gene encoding 5-methyltetrahydropteroyltriglutamate--homocysteine S-methyltransferase yields MLTHTLGYPRMGSNRELKKKLESYWKGDAGRDDLSLTAKKLRALHWQDQKKAGVDILPVGDFSYYDHMLDNAVRFGVIPKRYNISGRNASLDDYFRMARGEAGENGVAAMEMTKWFDTNYHYIVPEFCRDQKFFLADESLLQQVDEAASQDHRIKAVLPGPLTFLLLGKCADQEFDRLDLLEGLLPVYVELIEKLSAKCEWIQFDEPVLALDLDENVRRLFAPVYRTFKEAAASTKVMVASYFGGLGENLETVAALPVDALHVDLVRGGQDLEPLLAKIAGNMSLSLGVVDGRNIWRADLDKAVSAVNKAAIALGEDRIFVAPSCSLLHVPFDLDLETELDAEIKSWMAFARQKCAEVRTVADAVSGQDVEEALMENRRILESRKVSPKVNNPEVAKRLAALKPEDYHRKSAYEQRAEIQRSLGFPLLPTTTIGSFPQTSEVRSTRSGFKSGRIERADYEKFMRGYIEDCIRRQEEIGLDVLVHGEPERNDMVEYFGENFDGYCFTSNGWVQSYGSRCVKPPVIFGDVSRPGPITVEWINYARSLSEREVKGMLTGPVTILCWSFVRDDQPRSETCRQIALAVRDEVADLEKSGVKVIQIDEPALREGLPLRKSEQAEYLKWAEECFRLSSSCVDDATQIHTHMCYCEFDEIMGSIAALDADVISIEASRSRMELLGSFKQFHYPNEVGPGVYDIHSPAIPAADDMALLLEKALEVIPAERLWVNPDCGLKTRKWDEVIPALKNMVQAAETVRLKIK; encoded by the coding sequence ATGCTGACGCACACCTTGGGTTATCCCAGAATGGGTAGTAACCGTGAATTAAAGAAGAAACTGGAATCCTACTGGAAAGGCGATGCCGGCAGGGACGATCTTTCCCTGACTGCCAAAAAACTGCGCGCGTTGCACTGGCAAGACCAGAAGAAAGCCGGAGTGGACATTCTTCCGGTTGGTGATTTTTCCTACTATGACCATATGCTTGATAATGCCGTGCGCTTCGGCGTTATTCCGAAAAGATATAATATTTCAGGCCGCAATGCATCACTTGATGATTATTTCAGGATGGCCCGTGGCGAAGCCGGGGAAAACGGTGTTGCAGCCATGGAAATGACCAAGTGGTTTGATACAAACTATCACTATATTGTCCCTGAGTTCTGTCGTGACCAGAAGTTCTTTCTTGCCGATGAATCCCTGTTGCAACAGGTGGATGAGGCGGCTTCGCAGGATCACAGAATCAAGGCGGTGCTGCCGGGACCATTGACTTTTCTACTGCTCGGTAAATGTGCGGATCAGGAATTTGACCGCTTGGACCTGCTGGAAGGGTTGCTCCCGGTTTATGTGGAACTTATTGAAAAACTTTCAGCCAAGTGCGAATGGATTCAATTTGATGAGCCTGTACTGGCTCTTGATCTTGACGAAAATGTACGCAGGCTCTTTGCACCGGTTTACCGCACTTTCAAGGAAGCGGCTGCAAGTACCAAGGTTATGGTTGCTTCCTATTTTGGCGGGCTGGGTGAGAATCTCGAAACGGTTGCCGCCTTGCCTGTCGATGCGTTGCATGTGGACCTTGTGCGCGGCGGACAGGATCTTGAACCCTTGCTTGCAAAAATTGCCGGGAACATGAGTCTTTCCCTCGGCGTAGTGGACGGCAGGAATATTTGGCGTGCGGATCTTGATAAAGCCGTTTCAGCTGTGAACAAAGCCGCCATTGCCCTTGGCGAGGACCGGATTTTTGTTGCTCCGTCCTGTTCACTTCTGCATGTCCCCTTTGATCTTGATCTGGAGACAGAATTGGATGCGGAAATCAAAAGCTGGATGGCTTTTGCCCGTCAGAAATGCGCGGAAGTCAGAACCGTGGCTGATGCTGTTTCCGGTCAGGATGTCGAAGAAGCACTCATGGAGAACCGCAGGATTCTTGAAAGCCGCAAAGTCAGTCCTAAGGTGAACAATCCCGAGGTCGCCAAGAGATTGGCTGCGTTGAAACCTGAAGATTACCACCGCAAGTCCGCTTATGAGCAACGGGCAGAGATACAGCGCAGTCTTGGGTTCCCCCTGCTGCCAACAACCACCATAGGTTCCTTTCCCCAGACTTCGGAAGTGCGCTCCACCAGAAGCGGATTTAAAAGCGGACGCATTGAACGTGCTGATTACGAAAAATTCATGCGCGGCTACATTGAAGATTGCATCCGCCGTCAGGAAGAGATCGGTCTTGATGTGCTGGTCCACGGTGAACCAGAACGCAACGACATGGTTGAGTATTTCGGGGAGAATTTTGACGGTTACTGCTTCACTTCCAATGGCTGGGTGCAGAGTTACGGTTCCCGCTGTGTGAAGCCTCCGGTCATTTTTGGGGATGTTTCCCGTCCCGGCCCCATTACCGTGGAGTGGATCAACTATGCCCGTTCCCTTTCCGAGCGTGAGGTCAAGGGCATGCTCACCGGTCCGGTGACCATTCTTTGTTGGAGTTTTGTCCGTGATGACCAGCCGCGCAGTGAAACCTGCCGCCAGATTGCACTGGCTGTCCGTGACGAGGTGGCTGATCTTGAAAAGAGCGGGGTGAAAGTAATCCAGATTGACGAACCGGCCCTGCGTGAAGGTCTGCCCCTGCGTAAGTCGGAGCAGGCTGAATATCTGAAGTGGGCAGAGGAGTGTTTTCGTCTTTCTTCATCCTGCGTGGATGATGCGACCCAGATTCATACCCACATGTGCTATTGCGAATTCGACGAAATCATGGGGTCAATTGCAGCGCTTGATGCCGACGTAATCAGTATTGAAGCCAGCCGCAGCCGTATGGAGCTTTTGGGTAGCTTCAAGCAGTTTCACTATCCCAATGAGGTCGGCCCCGGAGTGTATGACATCCATAGCCCGGCAATTCCGGCAGCAGACGACATGGCTCTGCTGCTCGAAAAGGCGCTTGAAGTCATCCCTGCGGAAAGGCTCTGGGTAAACCCGGATTGCGGACTTAAGACCCGCAAGTGGGATGAGGTTATTCCGGCCCTGAAAAATATGGTTCAGGCTGCGGAAACAGTACGCCTTAAGATTAAATAG